Genomic DNA from Hymenobacter jejuensis:
CGTTCGCGCAGGAAGTAGGGCTGGTCGTCAACCTGGCGGTGTGCGTGACGCGAGAGTTTACGACCGAAGATAACTTGCTGAAATACGCGCAGTTAGCTCGCCAGTTGGGCGTGGCGTTTATTCAGCTGCTGGAGCCGCGCGCCGTGGGGCATTACGCCGCTCAGGACGTAGCCCTGAGCGGCGCCCAAACAGCCCTGCTCGACGAGTTTTACGAGCAGCTAAATTTCGATCCGGCGTACCACGATTGGCCCATGGTTACTTATTACGGCTACCACCAGCGCCGGCTGGGGTGCAGCGGGGCCGCCGATCGTTTCCTATACGTCGATACCGACGGCGACATGCACGCGTGCCCGTTCTGCCAGAAAAAAAGCGGCAGCGCGCTGGCCTGTGCCTCCCTCGACGAGTCGCTGGGGCAGGTCCGCAGCAACGGGTGCCAGTTGTTTCACCCTTCCTCAATTTGAATTTCGGCATGGTGCGCGGCGTCCTTGCGCGTAACCTGATGCTGACTACTCACGCCTACCCGAATCACCTTAAAACATAACCGCTTATGGCACAAGATCTTGCGCCCCCGGACCAATTGATGCAAAGGCTGTTCGGCTTTGCCGCGTCGCGTGCCATAAGTGTTTCAGCCGAGCTGGGCATTGCGGATTTGTTAAAAGCCGGCCCCAAAACAGCCGAAGAGTTGGCGCAGCTTACCGGCGTTCATGCGCGCTCGTTGTACAGGGTGTTGCGGGCTTGTGCCAGCATTGGCGTGTATGCGGAAGATGTCGAAAAGCGATTTTCCTTGACGCCCATGGCCGAGCCTTTGCAAAGCGATGTGCCGGGAAGCCTGCGGGCTTTCGCCATTATGATCACGACTGACTGGCAGTTTCAGACGTGGGCCGAGATGCCCTACAGCGTGAAAACGGGTAAGCCGGCGTTCGACAAAGTGCACGGCATGACGTCGTTTGAGTATTTCTGGAGCCACGAAAAAGCCGGCCAAGTATTCAACGACGCCATGACCAGCAACAGCGCTTTTGCCAGCGTTGCGGTCGTGAACGGGTACGACTTTTCGGGCATCTCCAAGCTAGTAGACGTGGGCGGCGGCCACGGCTTTTTGCTGGCGTCCATTTTGGCGCGGTATCCCAACGTGCAGGGTGTGCTCTACGATCGGCCCGTCATTGCCGCCGATGCCGAAAAGCTGTTGGCTGCGCACGGCGTGCGGGAGCGCTGCACGATTGAAGGCGGCGATTTTTTCGAGTCGGTGCCGACCGGTGGCGATGCCTACATCATGAAGCACATCATCCACGACTGGAACGACGAACAGTGCGTGACCATCCTCCAAAATTGCCGCCGGGCCATGAACAAGGGCGGCAAAGTGCTGGTGGTGGAAATGGTAGTGCCGGAAGGCAATATGCCCTCGCCCGCCAAATTCCTTGATTTACAGATGCTTCTGCTGTTGCCGGGCTGCGAGCGCACGGAAGCCGAATACCGCGTGCTGTTTGATAAGGCCGGCTTCGAGTTGGCCCGCATCGTACCTACGATGTCGCCCTTTAGCGTTTTGGAAGGGGTTAGCAAATAGAGAGGTTTAAATATTTTATTTATATAATGTATTGATTATCAATAGGTTGTATAAATAGATCCGTGAACCCGGCTGGCTATAAACAAAACGGGAGCGGCTACGCAGCCGCTCCCGTTTTGTGAGTTTCATAAGGCAAGCTTACAACTCCATGATATCTTCATTCCAAAGGGTAGGCTCGGCTTCGATAAACTCCTGCATCATTTCCACGCATTCGTCGAGGTTGAGATCGACTACTTCCACGCCGTGGCTTTCCAGAAACTCCCGCGACTCGCCAAACGTCCGCGACTCACCTACCACCACCTTCGGAATCTTGAACTGCACAATGGTGCCCGCGCACATGTAGCAAGGCATCAGGGTGGTATAGATGACGGTGTCGCGGTAGGTGCGCTGCCGCCCGGCGTTGAACAGGCAATCCATTTCGCCGTGCTTGATGGGATTGTCTTCCTGAACGCGCTTGTTGTGGCCGCGGGCCACGATTTTGCCGTCGCGGATGAGCACGGAGCCAATCGGGATGCCGCCTTCCCGGCGGCCCTGACGCGCCTCGTCGATGGCGGCTTGCATGAATTCGTCCATGGGGTAGTAGTTGAGGTAGTGCCTTTCAGCACAGCCTGGGGTGAGAGATAGCAGTTTGGGATTGCAAAATAGGGCAAATTCGGACAGGGAGGCCGAAAAGCTACCGCGCGCAAATGCCCCGGTACGGGCAAAATACGCACCGTTCCAGATCATCCGTTTTCCGGATTGGCTCCGCCGGATCTAAGATGGTCTGCACAAACCGCGCGAGCAGGGCTTCGCCTTTTTCTACAAACGACTGCCCATCCTGGGTCAGGAACTCCATGTCGGCCGTCATCGGGCCGGCGCTAAGGTTGCGCAGCGAAATGATGGCTGCGTTGGCGGCAGGCCGGTTTTCGCGCTCCAGCATGAAGCGATAGAGCCAGAGCTGCCGGACTTTGTCGGCGGTAGTGGTCGCCTCCGTGACCAAGCGCTCGGTGGCCGCCGCGGCATCTTCGCCGCGCTTTTGCAGCTTCAGGTCGTAGGCCTGCACCATGCCCGTTTTGTAGTCCACCACGCGCAAGCGGCCGTCGGGCAGCTCGTCGAGGCGGTCGGTGAAGCCGTACACGCGCACCATCAGCGCTTCGCCATCGGCCAACGTCACAGGCACGAACGTTTCGAGAATTTCTTCCAGCGCAGCTACGCGGAGCGGCAAGGCGCCGGGTTGCTCAAGCAGGCTTTCGAGGTAACGCCGCACGAGTTGGGCCGCAACTTGCCCCAGCACGTGATTCAGGCCTTCGTCGGGGCGAGCGTGGCGATCTTTTTCCTCCTTGCGCATGGCCCGCTCTACTTCGGCGGGCACCAGCTTGAGCAAGCCCGGAATATCGGCTGCCGTAATGGCCTGTTTATCCTGTAGATAGGGGCGCATCAGGTTTTCCAGCGCCTCGTGCACCACCGTGCCGAAACCATCCGCGCCTAGGCGCTCTTCGACTTCTTCGGCTTCCTGAAACTTGGCCAGTCGTGCGAAGTAGAATTGTAACGAGCAGGTAATGAACTGGTTAAGTGCCGAAGGAGAAAGGCCACGCTCCAATACCCCGCGCAAACCCGCCAGCATTTCGGCGTCCTTTTCCAGCACCAGATCGCCGCCGTATTCGCGGTGCCCGGCCGAGTCAGGTGCGTCGTCTTCCACGCTGGCCACCAAGTCGCGCAGCACCATGCTGGGGTTTTGAGGCAGCAAGTCGTTCTCAATTTGGAGCAAAAACCGACTGCGCTCGCCGGTGCGCGTGCCCTCGGCGCCGGGCAATACGTGCAGCAGATCGATCTTGCGGGCGCGCTGCAACAACCGCCAGAACTGGTGCGCGGTAGCCGCTTCGTGATCGGCGTAAGTCGGCATTTTAAACTGCGTGAGCACGTCGTAGGGGAAAAGCGAACTGTGGCGCTTGGGCGCGGGCAGCACGTTTTCGTTGCAGCTCAGAATGATGATGTGGTCGAAGTCCAGGGCGCGGGTTTCCAGCAACCCCATCACTTGTACGTCGGCGATGGGCTCGCCGGAAAAGGGCAGGCGCGTGCGGGCCATCTGCTCGTACAGAAACCGCCGAAACGAGCGCACCGACAGCCGTTGCTCCCGGCAGTCGAACACCGAATCGAGCCGCTTGACCAGCGTGAAAAACAAGAACAAGTACTCGGCCTCAATAGCCGAATGCTGATCCTGATAGGCCTTTTTGAGCAAATCAATAAGCGTGTAGCAGGCCGCGATGATGTCGTCGCAGTTGTCCCAGGTAGCAAAGAGCGCCTGTATCAGCGGGTGCTGCTTGCCAATTTCCAGCAGCTCGCTGGCGGGCAGCAACACGGCGTTGCGCTTCACAATCTGGTTGCAGACGTATTCCAGCAGGCCTTGGTATTGTGGGGTATCCGCTTGTTTGTCAAGCCATTGCTGGTAACGACGCAAAAATGGGTGTTGCAGCAGCTTCGTGACCGCCAAATGATGATAGCGCGGCACGCCGTAGCCGGTTTCCGGCGACCCTTCCCGAATGCCGGTCAGGTGTACTTCAAACAGCAGATCGACCAGGTTGAACAGCGGCGTGCTCTGAAAGCTCAAACCCATCGTCACGTTGTACTCCGGCACAGCATCGGGCGGCAGGCCGTGGAGCACGGGCAAGAGCAGCGTTTCGTCGGGCAGCACCACGGCTACTTTGGCCTTGGGGTTCTGTCGGCGCGATTCGGCCAGCAACTGCCCGGCCACTTTGCCCTGCATGGAGGCATTGGCCACGCCCACAAACTGCACTTCGCGCGGCAACGAACGCAACAAATCGGCCGGGCCGCCGAAGTTTTCGTTGGGCAAATCCCACTGCTTGCGGTAGCGGCGCAAGTGCTGGCCGGCGCGGTTAGGCGAGTCGTTGTCCATGTAAAACGCGTCGCCATCGAAGCGCACCTCGGCGCGGCCTTCTTTCAGCAGCAAGCGAATGAGCTTTTCCTCGGCCCGCGACAACGAGCCCAAGCCCAGGAAAATATGCTTCGCCACTGCGTCGCCGTTTTCCAAGCGGTTCTGCATTCTATTGACTGCCAAGCGATAGGCTAAGCCCGGATAGGCCAGCCGGTCTTGTTCCATGCGCTTGCGCAGGCGCCAGTACACTTTCTCCAGGTCGTCCCAGAAGCGGAAATACTGGGCCGTGGTGCTGGCCTCATTAGGTTCCAAGGTCAAGTCCCAGCGTTCCAGGGCTTTGGCCTGGGTCAGGTAGTCGAACACCTTGGCGGGTGACGCCAGGTTTTGGTCGAGGTTGGAAAAGTCTTGCAGCAACAGCCCCGACCAACCCACAAACTGGTCAAAATCAAGGTTTTTGTCGACGCCGCGCAGGATGTCGAACAGCAAGAGTTGCAGCGCAATGGGTTCTTCTACCTGAACACCGGCCAATTCCACCATGTAGTCTTCCATGGCCGCCACCCGCGGCGACCACAGCGCCGAACCTGCATCAGCGGCCAGCGACAGCTCGTTTTTGAGGTAGACCACCGCCCGGCGCGTCGGCACTACTACTACCAAGTCCGAGAGTTCGGAGCCGGGAAACCGCGCGACCAGATCGCGGGCCGTTTGGGTAAGAAAAGGCAATGTAGCGGTGGCTTCCAGCGAAGGCGAAAGGGGCGGCGTGGAGAGGGTAGAGGGCATAAAGCGAGCGGTAAACTATCCTTTAAAGGTACGGTGCATTCGGCGGATCGCCGCGCCGATGAGGCCCGCCGTCCGGATGCAACGGAGCTGTCGCATCCGGTGTCTCTGGTGCTTGGTACCGCCTGCCGCGCCGCTTTTGAAGTTGCCCCGGCCTGCTGTTTGACCACGAAGAGGGGAGCCAAATGGGGCTGGCGGCGCGGCAAGGCAGTACTTTTTTTCCGGCGCAGAAACCGGCGTTCCAAGTTGATCAACAAGCATTTGGCGGCGCCCATCACCATGCAGTTGAAAAAATCCCAGAACAATTTGATGGGTCTGGCGCTTTTCCCACATGCCCGACCATTGCAGCGCCGAGCATAGCTTTTTAGCTTGTTTTATAACTAATTGATAATCAAGAATTTATATACAGTTAACAATACTAGCTAACTGCTCCAGCTTCGCCAACGTAGAAAGCCCTCGTTGTACGCCGACAGGGGTACCACTGGCAACGGGCTCGGGGGATGCATTCGGTTCAAACACTTTGTAATGAAATACACCAAACAGGTTCTGCTGCTGTGGCTGGGACTGATTTTTATCATGTCGGGCCCGGCCAGGGCGCAGGTGAAACCGGCTGGTACCTTACCGCCGCAAGCGACCTTGCAAGAATGCGTAGAATTTGCGTTGCGCAACCAACCCGTTATCCGCCAATCACTTATCGATCAGGAGATAGGGGAGCGCAACATCCGGATCGGGCTTTCCGAGTGGTTGCCCCAGATTCAGGGCACGGCCACTTACGGCCATAACCTGCTGCTGCCGACGTCGGTGCTGCCCAACTTTCAGGACCCGGCCGCCGGCCCGCAGCTGGTGCGCGTCGGCCTGAAAAACACGTCCACGCTGGGCCTGACCGGCAACCAGCTGCTGTTCAACAACGACGTGCTGCTGGCCGCCCGCTCGGCGCGCTTTATTCGGCTGCGCACCAGCCAAAACACCACGGCCTTCAAAATCGACGTGGTGACCAGCGTGAGCAAGGCCTTCTACGACATTCTGCTCACGCAGGAGCAGCTGCGGATTTTGCTCGAAGACATTCAGCGGCAGGAGCGGCAGGTGAAGGATGCGCAGGCCCAATACGACGTGGGCATCGTCGACAAAACCGACTTTCTGCGGGCCTCGATTTCGTTGAAAAACGCCTACGCCCAGCGTCGCACTACGGCCGAATCGCTTACTGGTAAGTATGCTTCCCTCAAGCAGTTAATGGGCTTGTCGCCGGAAAACAAGCTGGCCCTGACCTACGACACGCTCCAGATGGCGCGCGAAGTCCTGCTCGACACGACTACCCAGCTGGCCTACGAAAAGCGCATTGAGGTGCAGCAGCTCCAGACGCAGCAAAACCTGCAGCGCATCAACATCGACTATTACCGCTACGGTTTTTTGCCCTCGCTCAACGCCTACATCAACTACAACCGGGTTTACCAGAACAATAACTTCTCGGACCTCTACAGCCGGGCGTTTCCGAACTCGCAAACGGGCTTGCAACTGGCCGTGCCCATTTTTACTGGCACCCGGCGCCTGCAAAACCTGAAGATCGCGCAGCTCCAGCAAGACCGGCTCGACCTGGATTTGTATGATACTAAAAACCAGATCAATACCGAATACCAGCAAGCGCTGGCTACCTACAAAGGCGCTTTCAATGAGCTGAACGTGCTGCAGCAAAACCTGCAGGATGCCAAGGAAGTGTACCGCATTCTTAACCTGCAATACCGCGAGGGAATTCGCACGTTTCTGGACGTGATCATCGCCGAAACCGACCTGCGTACGGCCCAGCTCAATTATTACAACGCCATGTTCAACGTGCTCTCCAGCAAGCTGGATGTGCAGCGCGCCCTCGGCGACATCACCTTCAATCCGTAAGATCGGCTCTCATGAATCGGAATATCACGCGGCTGTTGCCCGTACTTATAAGCTCCGTACTCGTTGCCTCGTGTGGCAACAAGAAGGAAGAAGAGGCCAAAAAGAATGCCCCGCCGCCGCCCGTTTCGGTAGCCGTGTACAAAGTAGACGAAGAGCCTATAGTGGCACTCGATACGTATCCCGGCACGGTGGTTCCGCTGAACGAAGTGGAAATACGGGCTGAGGTAAATGGTTATCTGACAGATATTTATGTAAAAGACGGTCAGCGCGTTACCAAAGGGCAGAAGCTTTACGCCATCGACCGTACTCGCTATGCGGCGGCCTACAACCAGGCCCAGGCGCAGCTACAGGTAGCCCAAACTAACTACGCCCGCGTGGCCAAAGATGCCCAGCGCTACAACCGCCTGGCGCAGCAAGATGCCATTGCCCTGCAACAAGTGGACGTGGCCAACGCCAACGCCGCCAACGCCGCCTCGCAGATAGCGGCGGCCCGCGCCGCCGTGAGCAGCGTAGCCCTCGACCTGCGCCATTCTGTGCTCACGGCCCCACTCAGCGGCACCATCGGCATTACGCAGGTGCGCTTGGGTGGCTTGGTGAGTCAGGGCACTACGCTGATAAACACCATCTCGTCGGAGAGCCCGATTGCGGTCGATGTGAGTATTGCTGAGCAGGATATTCCGCGCTTTGCCAAGCTGCAACAAAACGCCGGCATTCACCGCGACTCGTTGTTTACGCTGGTTCTGGCTGGTAATCAAGAATATAAGCAAGCCGGCAAAATCGTGACCATCGACCGGGCCGTGGACCCGCAAACCGGCACGCTGCGCGTCCGGATTCAGTTTCCAAACCCCGACCGCATGCTCAAAGCTGGTATGAACTGTACGCTGCGCGTGCTCAACTCCGATACGGGCAACCAACTTACCATCCCGTTTAAGGCCGTAACCGAGCAAATGGGCGAGTACTTCGTGTACGTGCTCGGCGACAGCAGCAAAGTAGCCCAGCGCAAAGTAGCGCTCGGCACGCGTGTGAAGGACAAAGTAGTAGTGCGTCAGGGGCTTAAGGAAAACGAAACCATCGTCAGCGAGGGCATCCAGAACTTGCGCGAAGGGGCCGCAGTCCGTGTCGGCGACCCCAACCAGCCTGCGGCTGCGCCTCAGGAAGGCAAGCCCACGGCGGCCAAATAATGTATTCTAGCGCCCGCAAAGCATGATTTCAGACGTTTTTATCAGGCGCCCGGTCACGGCCATCGTCATCTCCATTGTCATTCTGATTGTGGGCGTGTTGTCGATCCTGAACCTGCCGGTCAGCCAATACCCTAACATTTCGCCGCCCGTCGTCCAGATTTCGGGCAGCTACACCGGGGCCGACGCCCAAACGGTGGAGCAGACCGTAATGACGCCCATCGAAACGCAGGTAAACGGTACGCCCGGAATGGCCTACCTGCAAAGCAACGGCACCAACGACGGTCGCGTTTCGACCAACGTCACCTTCGACATTGGCACCAACGTCGACATTGCCGCGCTCGACGTGCAGAACCGCGTGAGCGTAGCCGAGCCCACGCTGCCCGACGAAATCAAGCGCCTGGGCCTGACGGTGAAGAAGCGGAACCCGACCACGCTGATGGTGCTGGCAATCTATTCGCCCAAGCGCAGCCACAGCACCGCTTTCCTCGACAACTACACCAACGTGTACGTGCGCGACGCCCTCTTGCGCGTGCCCGGCGTAGGCGACGTTACGGCTCTGGGTCAGGACTTTAGCATGCGCATTTGGCTCAAGCCCGACAAGATGGCCCAACTCGGCCTCAACGTAACGGACGTGACCAATGCTCTGCGCGAGCAGAACGTGCAGGTGGCAGCCGGCTCGGTGGGCACGGCGCCGCAGTATTCGAGTCAGGCTTTTCAGTACACGATCATCGTGAACGGGCGCCTCAACAAAGTCGAGGAGTTCGAGAACATCGTGGTGCGCACCAAGCCCGAAGATGGGTCGGTGGTGTACCTCAAAGACGTGGCCCGCGTGCAACTCGGCCAGTTTGACTACTCGCGCTACAACACCACCAACGGCATCCCGACGACGCTGCTGCTCATCAACCAAACGCCCGGCGGTAACGCCCTCGAAACGGCGAAGGGCATTTACGAAACGATGGATAACCTGAAGGCGAAGTTCCCGCCCGACGTTACGTATAAGGCTGCTTTTGAGTCGATTACGGTGGTGCAGGTATCCATCAAGGAAGTAATAGAAACCCTGCTCGAAGCCCTGGCGCTGGTAACCGTGGTGGTGTTCATCTTCCTGCAAAGCTGGCGCGCGACGCTCATCCCGATTCTGGCCATTCCGGTGGCAATTGTGGGCACGTTCATTCTATTTATTCCGCTGGGCTTTACCATTAACACGCTGACGCTCTTTGGCTTCGTGCTGGCCATTGGTATCGTGGTCGACGATGCCATTGTGGTGGTGGAAGCCGTGCAGCACTACATCGACAACGAACAGATCTCGGCCCGCGAAGCCACGTCCAAGGCCATGAAGGATATTACGGCGCCGGTAATTGCAATTGCCCTGATTCTGGCGGCGGTGTTTGTGCCGGTAGGCTTCATTCCGGGCATTGTGGGCAAATTATACCAGCAGTTTGCCATTACCATCGCCATTTCGGTGGTGATTTCGGCTTTTGTGGCCTTGTCGCTCACGCCGGCTCTGTGTTCGCTGCTGATGCGCCCGACCGAGCAACGGGAGGATTCGAAGGGCCTGAACAAGCTGTTCTATAGATTCAACAAATGGTTTGAACGCACCACCGAACACTATTCCAACGGCGTAAAACGCGCGCTGAAAGCCACGCCGTTTGTCGTGATTCTGCTCGTGTGCGTGTATGCGGGGACGTTCCTGCTGTTTCGCTCCAAGCCTTCGGGCTTCATCCCGACCGAGGACGAAGGCCGCTTGTTTATCTCTGTCGAGTTGCCGCAGGGTGCTTCCAGCGCCCGTACCAAGGCCATTCTGGACCAGATGTCGAAGATCATCGGGGAGAAGGTGCCCGCCATCCGGGCCTATACGGCGGTGGGCGGCCTCAACGCCCTGAACTTTTCGTTTAAGCCCAGTAGCGGCACCTTCTTTATTCAGATGAAGCCGTGGGAAGAGCGCAAGGATGAGGCCGACCAGCTACAAGGCGTGATTGCTAGGCTCCAAAAAGAGTTTTCGGTGATCAAAGGCGCCAATATTGTGGTGGTGCCGCCGCCGGCCATTCCGGGCTTGGGCAACACGGGCGGCTTCAGCTTTCAGCTGGAGCAGCGCGAGGGCAACACCGATATCAAGGCTTTTGAAGCGGTGGTAAACAAGTTTGTAGCCACTGCCAACCAGCGCCCCGAAATCGGGCGAGCATTTACCTTTTTTACCGCCAAAACGCCTGGCTACCAAGTAATTGTCGATCGGGAGAAGGCGAAAAAGCTGGGCGTTCCGCTGACTAATATTTTCACGACGCTCTCCACGTACATGGGCAGCGCCTACATCAACGACTTCACCAAATACGGCCGCAACTACCGCGTCGTCGCGCAGGCCGATACCTTCTATCGTAAGGACATTGCCGACGTGGGCAGCTATTACGTGCTCAACCAACAAGGGCAAAACGTGCCGCTTAGCTCGCTGATTACCAGCAAAGTAGTAGAGAACGCGCCCTTGATTTCGCACTACAACCTGTTCCGCGCCGCCGAGATCAACGGCGATGCCAAACCCGGCTATAGTTCGGGGCAGGCTATTGCGGCGCTGCAGGAAGTGGCTTCCGAAACGCTGCCCGCTGGCTACGGCTTCGACTTCTCGGGCCTGAGCCGCGAGGAAATCAGCTCCGGCAACAGCACAATCATCATCTTCTCGTTGTCGATTGTGTTTGTATTCCTTTTGCTAGCAGCACTTTATGAAAGCTGGTCGGTGCCGTTTTCAGTATTGCTGGCCGTGCCGCTGGGCGCTTTCGGGGCCATCGTGGCGCTTACGTTTTTGCCCAAACTCACCAACAACGTGTATGCCCAGATCGGTCTGATTACGCTGATTGGTTTGTCGGCCAAAAACGCCATTCTGATTGTCGAATTTGCCAAAGAGCGCGTCGATTGGGGCATGAACGTGGTCGAGGCGACCATGGAGGCCGTGAAGCTGCGCCTGCGCCCAATCATTATGACGTCGCTGGCGTTTATTTTGGGCGTGCTACCGTTGGCATTCGCCTCAGGCGCGGGCGCCGTATCGCGCCAAACCATCGGCTGGACCGTGACAGGCGGGATGCTAGCGGCTACGTTCTTGGCCATTTTCACGGTGCCGGTGCTGTTTGTCGGCATTACGAAGCTGGCTTACGGCAAGAAAAAACTGGCTGAGCTTGAGGCTACGTACAAACCGGAAGAGCATGGCCACGCGGTTCACGGCTCCAAGGAGCCCAATACGCCGCCCGAAGGCCCGGCCGAAGACGCTAAAAACGACGTTGCGACCGAAGAGAAAAAACGCAAAGTGCAAACGCCGCCGGAGCTAGGCACCTAAGCCTGACTTAACAAGTTGACTAAAGAAGGGCAAAACACGAGTTATTGATAATCAATAACTCGTGTTTTGCCCTTTTCTTCAAATACTACCCTGATTCCGAAACGCTCGGCGGGCCGACCGGTGGGCAGCCAGCCTCGCCCGATGGTCGGCATGATGAACAGGCCAGTATCATCGCCCATTACCACGAATTCGGGCAAGCGGGGACCGCGCACGAAGTACGGCACGTCGTATTGTCGGTGGATCGCCTCGGCGCTCTGCGGCGCATTGGGGGTTGGAAGGCCAATTTCGTTCAGGCCCAGAAAGCAAGCCGAAGAGAAGCCGTTCGCAACGGCGTTGGGCAAGTCGAAGCGGGCGATGCACTCCAGAATGTTGCCGTTGGGATCGTGAAAATAAAACGCCTTGGCGTTCCAGTTGGGGAAATCGAGAATGGTGCCGCCTTCCGGAGCCGGCAGGATGGTCGTGCGGGCGCTTATCCAAGCATGAGCTTCCGCTACTTGGTTGCTGGGAATGGTAAAGGCAAAATGATAAAATGGGCGTTGGGCAGCGTTGGAAAGACGAAAACTCAGCAGCGAGAAGCCCACCCGAAACGCCACCGACGTTTCTGTTTGGGCCTGAATAGGCAACTCCAGCAGTTCGGCGTAAAAGGCTGTGGTGGCAGCCAGATCGGCGGTTTGCAAATGCACTTCTTTCAGAATCATAGCTGTGGGCATGAAAGAGCGACTGTCGGTACTCCGATTTTCATCCGTTCCAGTAATTTGGGCGTATCAACCCTGACCTACCCTAATTTACCATGAAAAAACCGCTTCTTGCCGCTGCCTTAAGCTTTGTTACGCACCTTCTATTGGCTCAGAATCAGATTCTTCCGCTCTATCCCGGTACCGTTCCGGATTCGAAACCCAGCAGCGTTCAGGAAAAAAGTATAAAAGTGGCCGATGGCACCGAGCGCATCAGCAACGTGGTGCAGCCTACCTTGGCGGTGTATCAGCCGGAGAAAGGCAAGGCCAACGGCACGGCCGTAATTATCTGTCCGGGAGGAGGTTACAGCCGCTTGTCTATTGACGGGGAAGGCCGCGAAGTGGCTCAGCGCCTCAACACGATGGGCATCACAGCGTTTGTGCTGAAGTACCGCTTACCCGACGACCTAAGCCAGGTCGATAAGTCCATTGCGCCGCTGCTCGACGCTCAGCAGGCCCTGCGCATGGTGCGTCAGCAGGCCGCGAAGTACGGCGTCAACCCGCAGCGCGTGGGTATCATGGGCTTTTCGGCGGGTGGGCATCTGGCTTCTACGGCCGGCACGCACTTCACGAAGCCCGTAGGCGACACCAAGGATAACACCTCCGTGCGCCCCGATTTTCTGGTGCTGCTGTACCCCGTCATCAGCTTTTCCGACAGCCTCAAACACGCCGGCTCTCGCGATAACTTGATTGGCAAAACGCCCGATGCAACCCATACGAAGCTCTATTCCAACGAGTTGCAGGTGTCAGCCCAAACGCCGCCTACTTTCCTGGTCCATGCCCAGGACGACAAAACCGTGCCCGTGAAAAACAGCATCGTGTTTTACGAAGCTTGCCTGCACCACCAAGTGCCCACCGAAATGCACCTGTACCCGAAAGGCGGCCACGGCTTCGGGATGCACAACAAAACCACCAAAGACGATTGGGTGGCCAGCCTGC
This window encodes:
- a CDS encoding nucleoside deaminase, which translates into the protein MDEFMQAAIDEARQGRREGGIPIGSVLIRDGKIVARGHNKRVQEDNPIKHGEMDCLFNAGRQRTYRDTVIYTTLMPCYMCAGTIVQFKIPKVVVGESRTFGESREFLESHGVEVVDLNLDECVEMMQEFIEAEPTLWNEDIMEL
- a CDS encoding TolC family protein, which codes for MKYTKQVLLLWLGLIFIMSGPARAQVKPAGTLPPQATLQECVEFALRNQPVIRQSLIDQEIGERNIRIGLSEWLPQIQGTATYGHNLLLPTSVLPNFQDPAAGPQLVRVGLKNTSTLGLTGNQLLFNNDVLLAARSARFIRLRTSQNTTAFKIDVVTSVSKAFYDILLTQEQLRILLEDIQRQERQVKDAQAQYDVGIVDKTDFLRASISLKNAYAQRRTTAESLTGKYASLKQLMGLSPENKLALTYDTLQMAREVLLDTTTQLAYEKRIEVQQLQTQQNLQRINIDYYRYGFLPSLNAYINYNRVYQNNNFSDLYSRAFPNSQTGLQLAVPIFTGTRRLQNLKIAQLQQDRLDLDLYDTKNQINTEYQQALATYKGAFNELNVLQQNLQDAKEVYRILNLQYREGIRTFLDVIIAETDLRTAQLNYYNAMFNVLSSKLDVQRALGDITFNP
- a CDS encoding methyltransferase, with product MAQDLAPPDQLMQRLFGFAASRAISVSAELGIADLLKAGPKTAEELAQLTGVHARSLYRVLRACASIGVYAEDVEKRFSLTPMAEPLQSDVPGSLRAFAIMITTDWQFQTWAEMPYSVKTGKPAFDKVHGMTSFEYFWSHEKAGQVFNDAMTSNSAFASVAVVNGYDFSGISKLVDVGGGHGFLLASILARYPNVQGVLYDRPVIAADAEKLLAAHGVRERCTIEGGDFFESVPTGGDAYIMKHIIHDWNDEQCVTILQNCRRAMNKGGKVLVVEMVVPEGNMPSPAKFLDLQMLLLLPGCERTEAEYRVLFDKAGFELARIVPTMSPFSVLEGVSK
- a CDS encoding PD-(D/E)XK nuclease family protein: MPSTLSTPPLSPSLEATATLPFLTQTARDLVARFPGSELSDLVVVVPTRRAVVYLKNELSLAADAGSALWSPRVAAMEDYMVELAGVQVEEPIALQLLLFDILRGVDKNLDFDQFVGWSGLLLQDFSNLDQNLASPAKVFDYLTQAKALERWDLTLEPNEASTTAQYFRFWDDLEKVYWRLRKRMEQDRLAYPGLAYRLAVNRMQNRLENGDAVAKHIFLGLGSLSRAEEKLIRLLLKEGRAEVRFDGDAFYMDNDSPNRAGQHLRRYRKQWDLPNENFGGPADLLRSLPREVQFVGVANASMQGKVAGQLLAESRRQNPKAKVAVVLPDETLLLPVLHGLPPDAVPEYNVTMGLSFQSTPLFNLVDLLFEVHLTGIREGSPETGYGVPRYHHLAVTKLLQHPFLRRYQQWLDKQADTPQYQGLLEYVCNQIVKRNAVLLPASELLEIGKQHPLIQALFATWDNCDDIIAACYTLIDLLKKAYQDQHSAIEAEYLFLFFTLVKRLDSVFDCREQRLSVRSFRRFLYEQMARTRLPFSGEPIADVQVMGLLETRALDFDHIIILSCNENVLPAPKRHSSLFPYDVLTQFKMPTYADHEAATAHQFWRLLQRARKIDLLHVLPGAEGTRTGERSRFLLQIENDLLPQNPSMVLRDLVASVEDDAPDSAGHREYGGDLVLEKDAEMLAGLRGVLERGLSPSALNQFITCSLQFYFARLAKFQEAEEVEERLGADGFGTVVHEALENLMRPYLQDKQAITAADIPGLLKLVPAEVERAMRKEEKDRHARPDEGLNHVLGQVAAQLVRRYLESLLEQPGALPLRVAALEEILETFVPVTLADGEALMVRVYGFTDRLDELPDGRLRVVDYKTGMVQAYDLKLQKRGEDAAAATERLVTEATTTADKVRQLWLYRFMLERENRPAANAAIISLRNLSAGPMTADMEFLTQDGQSFVEKGEALLARFVQTILDPAEPIRKTDDLERCVFCPYRGICAR
- a CDS encoding efflux RND transporter periplasmic adaptor subunit translates to MNRNITRLLPVLISSVLVASCGNKKEEEAKKNAPPPPVSVAVYKVDEEPIVALDTYPGTVVPLNEVEIRAEVNGYLTDIYVKDGQRVTKGQKLYAIDRTRYAAAYNQAQAQLQVAQTNYARVAKDAQRYNRLAQQDAIALQQVDVANANAANAASQIAAARAAVSSVALDLRHSVLTAPLSGTIGITQVRLGGLVSQGTTLINTISSESPIAVDVSIAEQDIPRFAKLQQNAGIHRDSLFTLVLAGNQEYKQAGKIVTIDRAVDPQTGTLRVRIQFPNPDRMLKAGMNCTLRVLNSDTGNQLTIPFKAVTEQMGEYFVYVLGDSSKVAQRKVALGTRVKDKVVVRQGLKENETIVSEGIQNLREGAAVRVGDPNQPAAAPQEGKPTAAK